Proteins from a genomic interval of Phenylobacterium sp. LH3H17:
- a CDS encoding CocE/NonD family hydrolase gives MSVGSARIAAMAAAALLGALAGGGCEAAPPERPFGWSDSSYYLPMRDGVRLAVSLYYPGGQVPGAKAPAILIQTRYGRAIHFAYSQARDYQRWREAGYVVAVVDTRGSTASFGARNTEIGPDEVRDMDELVDHLRLLPWSNGQVIAAGVSYMADTADWATSRPTPLLGAIARETDFDVYLHLFMPGGVSNDFMLNGWGREARNIDLGRDGEGKTLDCAVRLEDCPKLFPTLQPVDGDVDFRLLRQAIAGRLHWGPEDYYQAEFRDDKGRNGFALFDLSPASAIDDIRLQRKPVQYWGSWVDGGTAEAALARFRSAPEVSMEVWITANDHTHRKGADPLRPGAVEPTPSPEEQFKINLEFAERLRAGVKVERKINYYVMGAGRFKQTTAWPPEGVAPQFLALGADGALHEGAAAVGSVSREVDFTATTGKQTRWSTQFGTPPAYADRRAEDHKLIVFDTKPMTADVEVAGTPVVRLSVATETDDPVFFAYLEDVSPEGRVSYLTEGQIRAVHRRPADPASLPYDQGPAPHSYARADAQPMNPGETAVVEFAMFPVAALVRKGHRLRLAIAGADADTFRRYPKAGAERFTLRFGGGEGSGLALTTRPWRD, from the coding sequence GTGAGTGTCGGATCCGCCAGGATCGCGGCCATGGCCGCGGCGGCCTTGCTCGGCGCGCTGGCGGGGGGAGGCTGCGAGGCCGCCCCGCCCGAGCGCCCGTTCGGCTGGAGTGACAGTTCCTACTACCTGCCCATGCGCGATGGCGTGCGCCTGGCGGTCAGTCTGTACTATCCTGGCGGACAGGTCCCTGGCGCGAAGGCGCCTGCGATCCTCATCCAGACCCGCTACGGTCGCGCCATCCATTTCGCCTACTCGCAGGCGCGGGACTATCAGCGCTGGCGCGAGGCGGGTTACGTCGTGGCGGTGGTAGACACTCGCGGCTCCACGGCCTCGTTCGGCGCGAGGAACACCGAGATCGGGCCCGACGAGGTCCGTGACATGGACGAGCTCGTCGATCACCTGCGTCTGCTGCCGTGGTCGAACGGCCAGGTGATCGCCGCCGGCGTCTCCTACATGGCCGATACGGCCGACTGGGCCACCAGCCGCCCCACCCCGCTGCTGGGGGCGATAGCGCGCGAGACGGACTTCGACGTCTACCTGCACCTGTTCATGCCGGGCGGGGTGTCGAACGACTTCATGCTGAACGGATGGGGCCGGGAGGCTCGCAATATCGACCTGGGCAGGGACGGTGAGGGCAAGACACTGGATTGCGCCGTGCGGCTCGAAGATTGCCCCAAGCTGTTTCCGACGCTTCAGCCGGTCGACGGCGACGTGGACTTCCGCTTATTGCGTCAAGCGATTGCTGGCCGTCTCCACTGGGGTCCGGAGGACTATTACCAGGCCGAGTTCCGCGACGATAAGGGGCGCAACGGATTTGCGCTCTTCGACCTCTCGCCGGCCTCGGCCATCGACGATATCCGACTCCAGCGCAAACCGGTCCAGTACTGGGGGTCCTGGGTCGACGGCGGAACGGCCGAGGCGGCCCTGGCCCGCTTCCGCAGCGCGCCCGAGGTCTCCATGGAGGTTTGGATCACCGCCAACGACCACACCCATCGCAAGGGAGCTGATCCCCTGCGGCCCGGTGCGGTCGAGCCAACGCCCTCTCCAGAGGAGCAGTTCAAGATCAACCTCGAGTTTGCCGAGCGACTCCGAGCCGGCGTGAAGGTCGAGCGGAAGATCAACTACTACGTAATGGGCGCCGGACGGTTCAAGCAGACGACCGCGTGGCCGCCCGAGGGCGTCGCCCCCCAATTCCTGGCCCTTGGCGCCGATGGCGCGCTCCATGAAGGCGCCGCCGCGGTCGGATCGGTCTCGCGGGAGGTCGACTTCACCGCCACGACCGGAAAGCAGACCCGTTGGTCGACACAGTTCGGGACCCCGCCGGCCTACGCCGATCGGAGGGCCGAGGACCACAAGCTCATCGTGTTCGACACCAAGCCCATGACCGCGGACGTCGAGGTGGCCGGAACGCCGGTGGTGCGCCTGAGCGTGGCCACCGAGACCGACGATCCCGTGTTCTTCGCCTACCTGGAGGACGTCTCTCCGGAGGGGCGTGTAAGCTACCTGACCGAGGGCCAGATCCGCGCCGTCCACCGGCGGCCCGCGGACCCCGCCAGCCTCCCATATGATCAGGGGCCCGCCCCCCACAGTTACGCTCGGGCCGACGCACAGCCCATGAACCCTGGGGAAACAGCGGTCGTGGAGTTCGCGATGTTCCCGGTCGCGGCCCTCGTCAGGAAGGGGCACCGGTTGCGGCTCGCCATCGCCGGCGCCGACGCCGACACCTTCCGCCGTTATCCCAAGGCCGGCGCGGAGCGGTTCACCTTGAGGTTCGGGGGCGGCGAGGGCAGCGGACTGGCCCTGACCACGCGACCCTGGCGCGACTGA
- a CDS encoding TonB-dependent receptor, with translation MTRSVYLGAAAVAALLSAGSASAQTVDDKSGVALEEVIVTAQRREERLQETPVSVTAFTAAAIERQGIQDIGDVALRTPGMLYGDFGDLKLSPTSLRGIIGSAGSAGSDPAVGYYVDEVFVGQGAGANLDLYDIARVEVLRGPQGTLFGRNTLGGVINIATERPSASFKASGTLAAGNHDYRRAGASISGPILADRLFAKFSVAREQRDGTTLNTTLGRRVNSVDNWSSRGQLLFDMGERTELLITADYRKVDQETIGYETLSYDDTALLPQLLIASGLPLNTHPYDYRIQGDQQNEERLKSGGAAVNFHTSLAGVRLTNIISYRRHDYFSRADTDRSPLSILYDGDPESVWRWSDELRAEFSTGSVNWISGLYYFRQSSRNLSFVEIGGGLANLLGAPSLAGLQVGSNGKLATRSLAAFASGTWKINDRVDVTAGARYTRDKKSIDYIQTDPIDLLGGDAAITAADSWSEVTPSFNLRYRFTPAVLAYATASKGFKSGGFNDALGDANGISFNPERLWNYEAGLKSELLDRRVTLNAALYRMEWTDIQITADNPATPIFDPVILNAGAAHSQGLELEVQARPAPPWTLGASLAIQEAEYDEGVLPSGQPLRRIPQSPSYTFDLNAEYRLETRYGELTFYGEYIGRGTSYLTPDNQQDGKVKPYGLVDARISWQDPDGRIRLSLWGKNLADEVVKQRLFDLSGLGFVAQKFIALNEPRTFGLELKLSY, from the coding sequence ATGACGCGGAGCGTGTACCTGGGGGCGGCGGCCGTAGCGGCGCTGCTGAGCGCCGGTTCGGCCTCGGCCCAAACCGTTGACGACAAGAGCGGCGTGGCGCTGGAAGAAGTGATCGTCACCGCCCAGCGGCGCGAGGAGCGGCTCCAGGAGACGCCGGTCTCCGTCACCGCCTTCACCGCCGCGGCCATCGAGCGGCAGGGCATCCAGGACATCGGCGATGTGGCGCTGCGGACCCCGGGCATGCTCTACGGCGACTTCGGCGACCTGAAGCTCTCGCCGACCTCGCTGCGGGGCATCATCGGCAGCGCCGGCTCGGCCGGCTCCGACCCGGCGGTAGGCTACTATGTCGATGAGGTCTTCGTAGGGCAGGGTGCTGGAGCGAACCTCGACCTTTACGACATCGCCCGAGTGGAGGTGCTGCGGGGCCCGCAGGGGACGCTTTTCGGCCGGAACACGCTCGGCGGCGTGATCAACATCGCCACCGAACGTCCTTCCGCCTCGTTCAAGGCTTCGGGAACGCTCGCGGCCGGGAACCACGACTATCGCCGCGCGGGAGCGTCGATCAGCGGACCCATCCTGGCTGATCGCCTATTTGCGAAGTTCTCCGTGGCCCGTGAGCAACGCGACGGAACCACGCTCAACACCACCCTCGGCCGTCGTGTGAACTCGGTCGACAACTGGTCGAGCCGAGGCCAACTCCTCTTCGACATGGGCGAGCGCACCGAGCTCCTGATCACCGCCGACTACCGAAAGGTGGATCAGGAAACCATCGGCTACGAGACGCTGAGCTACGACGACACGGCCCTGCTGCCACAACTTCTCATCGCCTCCGGCCTGCCGCTAAACACCCACCCGTACGACTATCGGATCCAGGGAGATCAGCAGAACGAGGAGCGCCTCAAGAGCGGTGGGGCGGCGGTCAACTTCCACACCAGCCTCGCCGGCGTGCGGCTCACCAACATCATCTCCTACCGGCGCCACGACTACTTTTCGCGCGCCGATACTGACCGCTCGCCCCTCAGCATCCTCTATGACGGCGATCCCGAAAGCGTCTGGAGATGGTCCGACGAATTGCGGGCGGAGTTCAGCACAGGCTCGGTGAATTGGATCTCGGGGCTCTACTATTTCCGACAGAGCTCGAGAAATCTCAGCTTCGTGGAGATCGGGGGAGGCCTGGCAAATCTGCTCGGAGCCCCCTCCCTGGCCGGATTGCAGGTCGGCTCGAACGGCAAGCTCGCCACCCGGAGTCTTGCCGCCTTCGCCAGCGGCACCTGGAAGATCAATGATCGTGTGGATGTGACCGCTGGGGCCCGCTACACCCGCGATAAGAAGTCCATCGACTATATCCAGACCGACCCAATCGATCTCCTGGGCGGCGACGCGGCCATCACGGCCGCTGACAGCTGGTCCGAGGTGACGCCCAGCTTCAACCTTCGCTATCGCTTCACCCCGGCGGTCCTCGCCTATGCGACGGCGAGCAAGGGCTTCAAGAGTGGAGGATTCAACGACGCCTTGGGCGACGCAAACGGAATCTCCTTCAATCCCGAGCGGCTCTGGAACTACGAGGCGGGCCTGAAATCTGAGTTGCTCGATCGTCGGGTGACCCTGAACGCCGCCCTCTACCGCATGGAGTGGACGGATATCCAGATCACGGCGGACAATCCCGCGACGCCGATCTTCGACCCGGTCATCCTGAACGCCGGTGCGGCTCACAGCCAGGGCCTGGAGCTGGAGGTGCAGGCGCGACCCGCACCGCCGTGGACGCTCGGGGCGAGCCTCGCTATCCAAGAGGCTGAGTACGACGAGGGCGTCCTTCCCTCCGGCCAGCCGCTCCGCCGCATCCCCCAGTCGCCGAGCTATACGTTCGACCTCAACGCGGAATACCGCTTGGAGACTCGCTATGGGGAGCTGACTTTCTATGGAGAGTACATCGGCCGAGGAACCTCGTACCTCACGCCCGACAATCAACAGGACGGTAAGGTGAAACCCTATGGTCTCGTCGACGCTCGGATCAGCTGGCAGGACCCGGATGGCCGGATCCGCCTATCCCTCTGGGGCAAGAACCTCGCTGATGAGGTGGTGAAGCAGCGGCTCTTCGACCTCTCGGGACTCGGCTTCGTCGCCCAGAAGTTCATCGCGCTCAACGAGCCGAGGACATTCGGGCTCGAGTTGAAGCTGAGCTACTGA
- a CDS encoding indolepyruvate ferredoxin oxidoreductase family protein: MLTSDAAMNQVSLSDPYEQRAGRVLMSGVQALGRLLMLRGEEDRRAGLRTAGYVSGYRGSPLGGLDAELLRIKAVGLLPDVVVDPGLNEDLAVTAVLGTQQISQFDPTVDGVFALWYAKGPGVDRSCDALKHGNMAGVSPNGGVLVVFGDDHPGKSSTVAHQSEPALSTCSIPVLYPASVEEILTFGQLGWALSRASGLWVGLKLVNETAECAGTVDLDAARITVTAPVMSDMPAEGVHFRGVFGPQRDEVLITRHKLPLAKAFARANRLDRLAVDSAEAALCVVTAGKAYVDVMQALARLGVDEARAAKLGLRVYKVGMIWPLEAEGLRAAAHGCREVLVVEEKRAFLEVQAAAALINTANPPRLVGKFDETGAPLLPADEQLDPAQIAEVLLARLAGLGCLDADTARAAARAPAAATGSSALLPARLPYFCSGCPHNRSTKVPEGSLALSGIGCHGMAIWMNRQTLPAVQMGGEGANWIGASRFSKRPHIFQNLGDGTYSHSGLLAVRAAVNAGVNLTYKILFNDAVAMTGGQAVEGGLSVADIARQVLAEGARRCVVLSDDMASLDRRAIPAGVDLRPRADLEAVQQALRVTPGVTVVIFSQVCATEKRRRRKRGLESQAPRRLFINEAVCENCGDCSAVSNCVSLRPIPTALGRKREIDQSGCNQDYSCADGFCPSFVSVTGGRPRARAPRLAAVDPARLPEPGRVPAGDRCAILVTGIGGSGVITVGSVLAMAAHLEGKIASTYNMTGLAQKGGAVHSHLRIGLPGMFLGPARLGDGETDLLLACDLVAGAHREALATLRPGTAIAVVNTRLTPTAAFQLDPDFVLDGQTLESAVACAVGEGSRVHRVDAAGTAADLFGDSLAANMFMVGFAYQLGAIPLKAASIEAAVRLNAAAVDMNLSAFRTGRLAVLDPTRIAGLRAPPAEREPAGLEALIADRAKRLTAYQHDRYAADYEVFVRRVGSLVTARDPGGEAITEAVARGLAKLMAYKDEYEVARLLADPSFSTRLRAEFEGELKLSFHLSPPLFAPRDRASGLPLKVTLGGWVMPVFRLLAKFKGLRGTPFDPFGGLAERRLERRLVGQYRASVEAALELLNPGTRDLVLEVACYPDLIRGFGHVKAERLVGALRRRDVALARLRGEAAEPAAIAPQPGNVAVAPHASPASKRQIHRVLDKPRNQPQR, encoded by the coding sequence GTGCTGACCAGCGACGCGGCCATGAACCAGGTCAGCCTGAGCGATCCCTATGAACAACGCGCGGGGCGCGTGCTCATGAGCGGGGTCCAGGCGCTCGGCCGGTTGCTGATGCTTCGGGGGGAGGAAGATCGCCGGGCGGGCTTGCGGACCGCCGGCTATGTGAGCGGCTACCGCGGATCGCCCCTCGGCGGGCTGGACGCGGAACTTCTCCGCATCAAGGCGGTCGGCCTCCTGCCAGATGTGGTGGTGGACCCCGGTCTGAATGAGGACCTGGCCGTCACCGCGGTCCTCGGGACCCAGCAGATCTCTCAGTTCGACCCGACTGTGGATGGGGTCTTCGCCCTCTGGTACGCCAAGGGGCCGGGCGTGGACCGGTCCTGTGACGCCCTCAAGCACGGCAACATGGCCGGTGTTTCGCCCAATGGCGGCGTCCTGGTCGTCTTTGGCGACGACCATCCCGGCAAGTCATCCACCGTGGCGCACCAGAGCGAGCCTGCCCTGTCGACCTGCTCGATCCCGGTCCTGTATCCGGCGTCCGTCGAGGAGATCCTGACCTTCGGCCAGCTGGGGTGGGCCCTCTCGCGGGCCTCGGGGCTTTGGGTGGGTCTGAAACTCGTGAATGAGACCGCGGAGTGCGCGGGCACGGTGGATCTCGACGCCGCGAGGATCACCGTGACGGCGCCAGTCATGTCCGACATGCCGGCCGAAGGGGTGCACTTCCGGGGCGTCTTCGGGCCGCAGCGCGATGAGGTGTTGATCACCCGCCACAAGCTGCCGTTGGCCAAGGCCTTCGCCAGGGCCAACCGGTTAGATCGCCTGGCCGTCGACAGCGCCGAGGCCGCGCTCTGCGTCGTCACGGCCGGTAAGGCCTATGTGGACGTCATGCAGGCGCTGGCCAGGCTCGGCGTCGATGAGGCGCGCGCCGCGAAGCTCGGCCTGCGCGTCTACAAGGTGGGGATGATCTGGCCCCTGGAGGCGGAGGGGCTGCGGGCGGCCGCGCACGGTTGCCGTGAGGTGCTGGTCGTCGAGGAGAAGCGGGCCTTCCTCGAGGTTCAGGCGGCAGCCGCCCTGATCAACACCGCCAATCCCCCCCGCCTGGTCGGAAAGTTCGACGAGACCGGCGCGCCCCTCTTGCCGGCCGACGAGCAACTCGACCCCGCCCAGATCGCCGAAGTCCTCCTCGCCCGACTGGCCGGCCTGGGATGTCTCGACGCCGACACAGCGCGGGCGGCCGCACGCGCACCGGCCGCAGCCACGGGATCGAGCGCGCTGTTGCCAGCGCGGCTTCCCTACTTCTGCTCAGGCTGCCCCCACAATCGCTCGACCAAGGTGCCCGAGGGCAGCCTCGCGCTTAGCGGAATCGGATGTCACGGGATGGCGATCTGGATGAACCGCCAGACGCTTCCCGCCGTCCAGATGGGCGGGGAGGGCGCCAATTGGATCGGCGCCTCGCGCTTCTCGAAGCGGCCGCATATCTTCCAGAACCTCGGTGATGGGACCTACTCGCACTCCGGCCTGCTGGCTGTTCGCGCCGCCGTCAACGCCGGGGTCAACCTCACCTATAAGATTCTGTTCAATGACGCGGTCGCCATGACCGGCGGCCAGGCCGTCGAAGGCGGCCTCTCCGTCGCCGACATCGCCCGCCAGGTGCTGGCCGAAGGGGCCCGCCGCTGCGTGGTGCTGAGCGACGACATGGCGAGCCTGGATCGCCGCGCGATCCCGGCCGGCGTGGACCTCCGGCCGCGGGCCGACCTCGAAGCCGTGCAGCAGGCCTTGCGCGTGACGCCCGGCGTCACCGTGGTGATCTTCAGCCAGGTCTGCGCGACCGAGAAGCGGCGACGCCGAAAGCGGGGGCTCGAGTCGCAGGCCCCGCGCCGGCTGTTCATCAACGAGGCCGTTTGCGAAAACTGCGGCGACTGTTCGGCTGTCTCGAACTGCGTGAGCCTGCGCCCCATCCCCACGGCCCTGGGGCGAAAGCGGGAGATCGACCAGTCAGGCTGCAACCAGGACTACAGTTGCGCCGACGGTTTCTGCCCCTCCTTCGTGAGCGTCACCGGCGGGCGCCCCAGGGCCCGGGCGCCTCGCCTTGCGGCGGTCGATCCCGCGCGCCTTCCCGAACCCGGACGCGTCCCCGCGGGCGACCGCTGCGCCATCCTCGTCACGGGCATCGGCGGCAGCGGCGTCATCACGGTGGGATCGGTGCTCGCCATGGCGGCGCACCTGGAGGGCAAGATCGCCTCGACCTACAACATGACCGGACTTGCCCAGAAGGGTGGAGCGGTCCACAGCCACCTGCGCATCGGGCTCCCAGGCATGTTCCTGGGGCCGGCGCGACTTGGGGACGGCGAGACAGACCTTCTCCTGGCCTGCGACCTTGTGGCGGGCGCACATCGCGAGGCCCTGGCCACCTTGCGCCCAGGTACGGCGATTGCGGTGGTGAACACGCGTCTGACGCCGACCGCGGCCTTCCAGCTCGACCCGGATTTCGTGCTCGATGGTCAGACCCTGGAGAGCGCCGTCGCCTGCGCGGTGGGGGAAGGATCGCGAGTCCATCGCGTCGACGCCGCCGGGACGGCCGCCGACCTCTTCGGCGACAGCCTGGCGGCCAACATGTTCATGGTAGGCTTCGCCTATCAGCTGGGCGCCATCCCCCTGAAAGCGGCGTCCATTGAGGCCGCCGTGAGGCTCAACGCCGCGGCGGTGGACATGAATCTCTCGGCGTTCCGCACGGGGCGACTGGCGGTGCTCGACCCGACAAGGATCGCCGGGCTTCGCGCACCGCCGGCCGAACGCGAACCAGCCGGCCTTGAGGCCCTCATCGCCGATCGCGCCAAGCGCCTGACCGCCTATCAGCACGATCGATACGCCGCGGACTACGAGGTCTTTGTCCGGCGCGTAGGTTCCTTGGTGACGGCGCGTGACCCCGGTGGCGAGGCGATCACCGAAGCGGTCGCCCGCGGGTTGGCCAAGCTCATGGCCTATAAGGACGAATACGAGGTCGCCCGACTCTTGGCCGATCCGAGCTTCTCCACCCGCCTCCGCGCCGAGTTCGAGGGGGAGCTGAAACTCAGCTTCCATCTTTCGCCGCCCCTCTTCGCACCGCGCGACCGCGCCTCTGGGCTGCCGCTGAAAGTGACGTTGGGCGGATGGGTGATGCCCGTCTTCAGGCTGCTGGCGAAGTTCAAGGGCCTGCGGGGCACGCCGTTCGATCCCTTCGGCGGGTTGGCCGAGCGACGCCTCGAGCGGCGGCTCGTCGGCCAGTACCGGGCGTCCGTGGAGGCCGCCCTGGAATTGCTCAATCCAGGAACCCGCGACCTGGTCCTGGAGGTCGCCTGCTATCCTGACCTCATCCGGGGGTTTGGACACGTCAAGGCCGAGCGCCTGGTCGGGGCGTTGCGGCGACGGGACGTCGCCCTGGCGCGGCTGAGGGGGGAGGCCGCGGAACCGGCCGCCATAGCTCCACAGCCCGGGAACGTGGCCGTGGCGCCTCACGCCTCGCCCGCATCGAAACGGCAGATTCACCGTGTTCTTGACAAGCCGCGCAACCAACCTCAAAGATGA
- a CDS encoding M20/M25/M40 family metallo-hydrolase, translating to MSIDLDLRGIRRRGLLQGALAGSALLGGRGRAWAATPDLKPVHDQVLLHTDESIRRLQTWIRQPSIAAQSIGIEAGCALTIELLREAGFQSVTRHETSGHPGIFATLDAGAPRTVGIYFMYDVKQVDAREWTSPPFEAVIVDKPGLGKAVVGRGALDMKGPQATFLAAVHAIRSAGHRMPVNLVLVAEGEEEIGSPNLAQLVRRPEVLAGLGRCGEVWMPFASQDQEGAVEIDLGAKGIIELELVVSGERWGRGPRADVFSGLQAAIDSPAWRLVQALSTLVSPDGADPAIDGLFEDVRPLSPRQRAMIAAAADRQDEDLLKAQFGVRHWIHDLPFQEALERLASAPTVNIEGLVAGYTGPGGKTILPARAVAKMDLRLVPDMTASGTLAKVKAHLARRGYADIEVNMTGGYDPTETAESALLIRAAQAVYQRRGLTPHLQPRSAGSWPGCIFTGPPLNKPAGHFGLGHGGGPHAADEFYLLESTKPRIAGMAEATSAYVEFLYQLAAG from the coding sequence GTGAGCATTGATCTCGATCTGCGGGGTATACGGCGGCGGGGGCTGCTGCAGGGCGCCCTCGCCGGCTCGGCGCTGCTGGGCGGGCGCGGACGGGCCTGGGCGGCGACGCCGGACCTCAAACCGGTCCATGATCAGGTCCTGCTCCACACCGATGAGTCGATCCGCCGGCTGCAGACCTGGATCCGGCAACCCTCTATCGCGGCCCAGAGCATCGGCATCGAGGCGGGTTGCGCATTGACCATCGAGCTGCTGCGGGAGGCGGGCTTCCAGTCGGTGACCCGGCATGAGACCAGCGGCCATCCGGGCATCTTCGCCACCTTGGACGCGGGCGCCCCGCGCACGGTCGGCATCTACTTCATGTACGACGTGAAACAGGTGGACGCCCGCGAGTGGACGTCGCCGCCCTTTGAGGCGGTGATCGTCGACAAGCCTGGTCTGGGCAAGGCCGTGGTGGGTCGTGGCGCGCTCGACATGAAGGGCCCCCAGGCGACCTTCCTGGCGGCGGTTCACGCCATCCGCAGCGCGGGACATCGGATGCCCGTCAATCTCGTGCTGGTGGCGGAGGGCGAGGAGGAAATCGGGTCCCCCAATCTTGCCCAGCTTGTACGCCGCCCTGAGGTGCTCGCGGGCCTCGGGCGGTGCGGCGAGGTCTGGATGCCGTTCGCCTCGCAGGACCAGGAGGGCGCCGTCGAGATCGATCTCGGGGCAAAGGGGATCATCGAGCTCGAGCTCGTGGTCTCGGGCGAGCGGTGGGGTCGTGGGCCTCGGGCGGATGTCTTCTCGGGCCTGCAGGCCGCCATCGACAGTCCCGCCTGGCGGCTGGTGCAGGCGCTCAGCACCCTCGTGTCCCCGGACGGCGCCGATCCGGCCATCGATGGTCTGTTTGAGGACGTCCGTCCGCTGTCTCCGCGACAGCGGGCGATGATCGCCGCCGCCGCCGATCGGCAGGACGAAGACCTGCTCAAGGCGCAATTCGGAGTCCGACACTGGATCCACGATCTTCCGTTCCAGGAGGCCCTGGAGCGGTTGGCGTCGGCGCCCACTGTCAACATCGAAGGCCTGGTGGCGGGCTACACCGGCCCGGGCGGCAAAACGATCCTTCCGGCGCGAGCCGTGGCCAAGATGGATCTGCGGCTGGTGCCCGACATGACCGCGAGCGGGACCTTGGCCAAGGTGAAGGCGCACCTCGCCAGGCGCGGCTATGCCGACATCGAGGTCAATATGACCGGCGGATACGATCCTACCGAGACAGCAGAGAGCGCGTTGCTCATCCGGGCCGCACAGGCGGTCTATCAGCGCCGCGGCCTCACCCCACACTTGCAGCCAAGGAGCGCGGGGTCCTGGCCGGGTTGCATTTTCACGGGCCCGCCGCTGAACAAGCCCGCCGGCCATTTTGGGCTCGGCCATGGAGGCGGACCGCACGCGGCTGACGAGTTCTATCTGCTGGAGAGCACGAAGCCGAGGATCGCGGGCATGGCGGAGGCGACCTCGGCCTATGTGGAATTCCTCTATCAGCTTGCGGCGGGCTGA
- a CDS encoding ATP-binding protein, which translates to MNAPHDGSQAASAWMAEHFDRAQRLSDTGSWEWDIATGNIVWSRQIFRIFGLKPNAFIPSYPAFLERIHPDDREDVKRAVQRAVEGREHYDLEHRIVRLDGTVRTVREQGVVRRGTDGEPVAMLGAVQDVTGLRAAEAASRRSQEMLSSMLRISPEAIVVTDPAARILAFSAGAESMFGYLAEEVIGLNVDRLIPPRLRRNHQGHVEGFAARPCRSLRMHERAEILGLRKNGEEFPAEASLAKLETLDGFAFTTIIRDLSERKATERRLIEAREAAEQAVHAKSSFLANMSHEIRTPLNGVLGVAGALARTELSAKQWEMVHLIETSGRALEGLLSDILDLAKADAGRMSLRAEPFDLNAVICSTFALFRASAAKKAIGFRMSIADEVRDHFLGDDLRIRQVLSNLLSNAVKFTEEGEIRLSVSQVHAEPDTCRVRFVVEDTGIGFPPELAETLFERFEQADGSITRQFGGTGLGLAISKALVALMGGTISATAAPARGATFMFELPLRKASNAAAAAPLRRPTPPPPMQPLKILLAEDHPINRLAVQFILDAIPVDLTCVENGHEAVEAAETAGFDLVLMDMQMPVMDGLTAIRRIREREAATGRSRTWICVVTANALDEHRAAATAAGADAFLTKPLDASALISMVVEIAGAAGLAGAAVSA; encoded by the coding sequence ATGAACGCACCCCATGACGGCAGCCAGGCGGCCTCCGCCTGGATGGCAGAGCACTTCGACCGAGCGCAGCGGCTCTCCGACACCGGCAGCTGGGAGTGGGACATCGCCACAGGCAATATCGTCTGGTCGCGGCAGATTTTCCGCATCTTCGGCCTGAAGCCGAATGCTTTCATCCCGTCGTATCCGGCCTTCCTCGAGCGGATTCATCCCGATGACCGGGAGGACGTGAAGCGCGCCGTGCAAAGGGCGGTGGAGGGGCGGGAACACTACGACCTGGAACACCGCATCGTACGTCTCGACGGGACGGTGCGAACGGTCCGCGAGCAAGGGGTCGTGCGGCGGGGGACGGATGGCGAGCCGGTGGCGATGCTGGGCGCGGTCCAGGACGTGACCGGGCTGCGCGCCGCCGAGGCCGCCTCCCGCCGCAGCCAGGAGATGTTGTCCAGCATGCTGAGGATCTCCCCCGAGGCGATCGTGGTCACCGATCCTGCCGCGCGCATCCTGGCGTTCTCGGCCGGCGCGGAATCGATGTTCGGCTACTTGGCCGAGGAGGTGATCGGCCTGAATGTGGATCGGCTGATCCCTCCGCGGCTGCGCCGGAACCATCAAGGTCATGTCGAGGGCTTTGCCGCCCGTCCGTGCCGCAGTTTGCGCATGCACGAGCGGGCCGAGATCCTGGGCCTGCGCAAGAATGGCGAAGAGTTTCCCGCGGAGGCCTCTCTGGCCAAGCTGGAGACCCTAGACGGCTTCGCCTTCACCACCATCATCAGGGACCTTTCAGAGCGGAAGGCCACCGAACGCAGGTTGATCGAGGCCCGCGAAGCTGCCGAACAGGCGGTCCACGCCAAGTCTTCGTTCCTGGCGAACATGAGTCACGAGATCCGCACCCCGCTGAACGGTGTCCTCGGCGTGGCGGGCGCATTGGCGCGTACCGAGCTCAGCGCGAAGCAATGGGAAATGGTCCACCTCATCGAGACGTCGGGACGGGCGCTGGAGGGGTTGCTCAGCGACATCCTGGACCTGGCCAAGGCCGATGCCGGACGCATGTCGCTCCGCGCTGAACCCTTCGATCTGAACGCCGTGATCTGCAGCACCTTCGCCCTGTTCCGCGCGAGCGCGGCGAAGAAGGCGATCGGATTTCGGATGAGCATCGCCGACGAGGTCCGCGATCATTTCCTCGGGGATGATCTCAGAATCCGCCAGGTCCTGTCGAACCTCCTGAGCAACGCCGTGAAGTTCACGGAGGAAGGCGAGATCCGGTTGTCGGTCAGCCAGGTCCATGCAGAGCCCGATACGTGCCGGGTGCGGTTTGTCGTGGAGGACACGGGGATCGGATTTCCCCCCGAGCTCGCGGAGACCCTGTTCGAGAGGTTTGAGCAGGCGGACGGATCGATAACGCGTCAGTTTGGAGGCACTGGCCTTGGATTGGCGATCTCAAAAGCCCTGGTCGCACTCATGGGGGGGACGATTTCGGCGACAGCCGCTCCCGCGCGCGGCGCGACCTTCATGTTCGAGCTTCCACTCCGGAAGGCTTCAAACGCCGCTGCCGCGGCCCCGCTGCGCCGCCCGACGCCCCCGCCCCCAATGCAGCCGCTGAAGATCCTCCTCGCGGAGGACCACCCGATAAATCGGCTGGCCGTTCAGTTCATCTTGGACGCCATTCCGGTGGACCTGACCTGCGTGGAAAACGGGCACGAAGCGGTCGAGGCCGCTGAGACGGCGGGTTTCGACCTCGTGCTCATGGACATGCAGATGCCTGTTATGGACGGCCTTACCGCGATCAGGAGGATACGGGAACGGGAAGCGGCGACAGGCCGATCCCGCACCTGGATCTGTGTGGTTACCGCCAATGCGCTCGACGAGCACAGGGCCGCCGCCACGGCAGCCGGCGCCGACGCGTTCCTGACCAAGCCCCTCGACGCCAGTGCGCTGATCTCGATGGTGGTCGAAATCGCCGGCGCCGCGGGACTGGCCGGCGCGGCAGTCTCGGCCTGA